The Gigantopelta aegis isolate Gae_Host chromosome 3, Gae_host_genome, whole genome shotgun sequence genome segment GTTCCAGTCCAGTCAGAGGGAACTGAAGgtttctgtctgtccatccgtccgtctgtcccacatatagttatTCCAGACTTGTTTTCACAATTAGCTGGACATTTTTGTACAGCCTTAAATCATATTCAGTTGAGGTCAAGTTGGACTTTtttgacgatttacccatttttgaccgagttatggcccttgaacttaaaaaATAAGAACATTTGTTGGACctagtaggggacatgtatagctttagcagtattctcagaacGCTACTTTATCAATAAAACCTTTTTCCTGTCATCTATAAAATTAGTATCTGAAAAAACAAGCTGTGGTGCTTAGTTTTATGCAGGGAGCAGGCCtgtacaaataaataacatagtTCACTTTCACAGCAAACTGCTTTCTGGTGTTACcaaataaaaaagtattataataataattgactGAATCGGGCCTCTGCTGTACAGATTGTTCAATGAATGACAATGGTACATATAATGAACATGATCACTTATGACAATATGATGTACGTTTAAAATGACTTgacaattaacaaaacaaatcatacaGTTCTGAAGAATCACTAAGCACTACAACAAATTACAAATACCAAacaagttcttttttttttatgcctgTGAGTCAGTTCTAACTAAATACATAActgattttaaaagtaaattccAAAAAGAAACCTATAACCTATATTATTTCACACAGCCACTTTTGTTATTGATGATTAAAACAAGACATTCAAACATTTTAGCATACAGCTAGTTGCTTGTCTACTAGTATTAACCATAGATAACAAAGTCCAGTGATTTCTACTTCTAACACTCTATAGGACTGCTATTAGATGTACCAGTAGTAGACTAtcaattacattattaaaatttatgtcattaattattaacatttataaaaaactGAGTTTTGGGGTGACTTAATTCCACGATTAGATTAACTTGTAACTTTCATAATTCTTTGGTTTAGGGTGCAGGGATGGGGGGTGGGAGGAGGGCATGACCCATTTACACATCCTGagttaaaatatttcagtaatACCAAAAAATCTGTTATTAAATACGATGACCAGTTCATACTGGTTCACACACTGCTATTTAAATCTGCCAGATGAATGATCATATAGAAAAATGAACCATTAGTTAAGAAAAATGAGTTGTTAGCAAGCACACACGAATGTACACATTTCTCCCACTATAATGCTATCCTGAATGACAACCGAGCTATTTGTGGCAATAGCTCAACATGCTATGGTAGCAAACATATGTAAAATTGAAGCAGTAATTAAATTTCAGCagaaatcaaattaaaacataacagGGAGTTACTTCTTCAACACCTccaattgcccacggcaatcggcactGCCATGGAGATCGACATGCAGTTTTTAATACTCAACAACACTTTTTTGCCAtggactatattcaggttttttttccaatgacatgttttttgccatggactatattcaggtttttttccaatgacatgttttttgccatggactatattcaggttttttttccaatgacatgttttttgccatggactatattcagggttttttccaatgacatgttttttgccatggactatattcaggttttttttccaatgacatgttttttgccatggactatattcaggtttttttttccaatgacatgttttttgccatggactatattcagggttttttcccaatgacatgtttttttgccatggactatattcaggttttttttccaatgacatgttttttgccatggactacattcaggtttttttttccaatgacatgttttttgccatggactatattcaggggttttttttccaatgacatgttttttgccatggactatattaaggttttttttttccaatgacacgttttttgccatggactatattcaggtttttttccaatgacatgttttttgccatggacattttcttaactgCAAGGGTTTGTTCTTTAATAACAGATGGAGGTTcagaaaaacattttctttctttttttaaaaactaacaaaTTATCCTCATACTACTCAACAATGTAGCTGCTCTAACTGTAAGGTTCAGAGAGTATCTAAAATAATTTGCTTATGTCATACAGAGTACATCCGGGGTTCTCACCCCAGGCCTGTGATGGTGGACGTACTGATAAAAGTTACTACCAACAAATGCTTCCTCTTTTGCTGTGTTTATAAATGTTGCAAGGACCTAAGCCCAAACGAACATGGATTCATTTATTATGGACTGTATACTAATGCTGTGTGATACACATTACAGACATTCCCAATACTAAGCTGTATATATCAGTTTTAATTATGGATGCAGTTGCAGGCCCGTCGCAACTAAAGGTAAGGAATCATGTGTCCACACACCCCTAATTGAGGCCAAACACATTTACACCCCCACCCATACCCCCACCTGCATATCATGCCTATGGAATAATATAATTGCATAGGAAAAAAAACCCTAGGTACATCAACCTGTAAAAGTGATACCAATGCAACTGTATTTAAAGCTTTGTGCAAACCCTCACCTTAAATATCATACGATTTACTAGCTCTGACTTAACACCTGACCCAGCTGGCCATACACAAATCTTAAATAAatgctttaattttttttatattaaaaaagtgCTAATGTCACAGTTACTCTTCTACTACAAATTAGCTACTCGGAAAAGTTTCTACtttctaaataacaaaaaaagaatcatacatgtaataataataataggtaataaataataatgatcatTGGGTACACACAACCACATCCACTATTTTTAACAATGATTTGTAACCATGGAAGCAGCAGGTATCAGCTGTATTTTCATACTTGAGGACTCTACAACTTGAAATACATGAAAGTGTGACAAGATCTTCATGCATGGCCGAACAGCAATGGAAATTATTATCACCTCTAACCGCTTAAACAGCTCACAACTCAAGGTGTCCACTTCGAATTAAGACAAGTCATTCTTTGATCGCAAATATTGTTCACAAAGAAAGCTACTTCTTTAGCATCCACCTTGATGActagcaatatttttttttttttactgcccAAGCAGATACATGAAAACACTGGCAAATGATGATACTATTTAACTGTTACAAATTTAGATTTTTCCATCCCGACAATAAAACTGCCTTTTCCACTGTGCTTCGCATACAACGGTGTCAGTTATTTTACTGTTTTACCTTTTCCACTGTAATCATGTGTATTACAGTTACAAAATAGGAAATGTCACGTCTGTCATATAACTTTTATGATGAGTTTGAAATCAGTATCGCAGGTGTAAGTATTTCAGCATAACTTACTCctttttttatgaattatcTAGTCACTTTATCTGGTTAAGACACGCACTTTTATCATCAGTCTAAATCATATCCATAGTCTAGAATCGGATTCAATATTTCCATTCGTATGAACAACAAATCTCTCCATACATCATGTTTCTTTGTGAAAGATGTAAGTGGATGCCTTGAACCACAACTCATGGTTGCTTTCTTTAGTGTATGGCTCACTTTCTGCTgtaaaatggaataaaattcACTTGACCcagtaattatataatttagcATATTCTCCAGTATTCCGTTTTCAGTAATGAACACTTTACAAGTCAATGCTTTTCTTTCTTAACTCAAGTCATAATGATGTTTAGAAACGTTTTTCTTCCTCCTCCATTTCTTTGACCTGTTATTCCAGTACCGACTTCAAGAACTCAGACTCAGGATGAAGCCATTTCCTGGTTCCCAGTTATTCAATTATTCACAATACATACCGACAAATCAGGCAAGCCATGTTCAAGTTTTCACAGACACACGCAATCCGTAAACCAGATACTTCACTCCAGACTTTCCAAAATCATAGCAATACACTGATTAATTATCCACAGACTGAATATATATTGTCACCATATCTTCAGTTTTTCTTCAATCTTCAAATATATCATCTGGTGAAAAAGACTGAATATATATTGTCACCATATCTTCAGTTTTTCTTCAGTCTTCAAATATATCATCCGGTGAAGAAGACTGAATATATATTGTCACCATATCTTCAGTTTTTCTTCAATCTTTAAATATATCCGGTGAAAAAGAAAACTGTGCACTGTTCCAAATACTTTGTGCTCATGCTGGTTTAGATTTCTGTTCAGTAAACCAGTAAAATGGTTGCACCTTGCATGATAACAGCTCTGTGTTTCTGGGGGTGTTATACTTCTTGATGCTTGGGGGGAAGCACTGCTATAAAAGGTTCATACCACATTCTCCTGAGGTCACCCTGAAATACCGAGATTCATGAAACTGTTAAGAGAGTTTATTCTAAATATCCACTggcaaaataatactaataatttttattggttaatgaacaaatataattaatatgttaacagttcatttcaatttattttcttgctaatatacaatcaatgttcaagcacgctgttacAAACACATGAATTTTGcttgtaaatatatacatttaatttagtttGAAAAATACCATATTCAATCAGTTACATAGCTGTCATACACAACTTGTTAAAAATACCGTATTCAATCAGTTACATAGCTGTCATACACaacttgttaaaaatatcttccTGAACTATGgctacacatttaaaaaaaatatattttagtaacattagctgtttaaaatgttagcAAAATGGCTTATTGTAAGTGAAGAGGACTGTACTCACAATGTATATTGTAAGTCACACTATTCAAAGGTCAATTACTATTTAAACCACTGTATTATGAAAGGGAGACAACCATACCTTGAGGTATGCCATGCACAGGAGAGGGAGCAAGGTGAAGGGCACAAGGTAAAGTAAAGCTGGTTGAGCTGCTTTAAACACTTCAGATGAGACTGTTGCTGTGAGTAAACCTGAAATAGTTTAACATGTGAGTAAACCTGAAACAGTTTAACATGTGAGTAAACCTGAAACAGATTAATGTGTGAGTAAACCTGAAACAGTTTAATGTGAGTAAACCTAAAACAGTTTAATGTGTGTAAACCTGAAAGTTTAATGTCAGTAAACCTGAAACAGTTTAATGTGTGAGTAAACCTGAAACAGTTTGAGTAAACCTGAAACAGTTTAATGTGAGTAAACCTGAAACagtttaatgtgtgtgtaaacctGAAACAGTTTAATGTGTGTAAATCTGAAACAGATTAATATGTGAGtaaaactaaaacagtttaacTTGAGTAAACCTGAAACAGTTTAATGTGAGTAAACCTGAAACagtttaatgtgtgtgtaaacctGAAACAGTTTAATGTGTGTAAATCTGAAACAGATTAATGTGAGTAAACCTAAAACAGTTTAACTTGAGTAAACCTGAAACAGTTTAATGTGTGTAAACCTGAAACAGTTTAATATGAGTAAACCTGAAACAGTTTAATGTGAGTAAACCTGAAACAGTTTAACACATGAGTAAACCTGAAACAGTTTAATGTGAGTAAACCTGAAACAGTTTAATGTGAGTAAACCTGAAACAGTTTAATGTGTGTAAACTTGAAACACTTCAGATGAGACTATTGCtgtaattaaacttaaaacaatttatCATGCGAGTAAATTTGAAACAGTTTAATATGTGAAATTGTTCAATATGCGAGTTAACCTAATCATTTTACAcaacacccaccccacccctctgAAATCATATGAAAAGCTGAAAAATCGCATTCCTGAATACAAACTGGTTATTTTCTACTTACCAAGGAAATAGCCTAAAAGTGAGCAGTGGAAATATGTGATCCTTTGGACATAAGTTAACGGTGGAGGAACGCCAGCTTCCACAGAAGCTGTCTGTAACTTCTTGTAGGTGTCGTAACGTAGAACAAAACACAACAGCAGCCCTGGCATCACCTGATTAAAAcaaagaattttttaaaaatacaattgcTGTCAAATTGTTTCTAAATCACAATGCACAACTTAGTGCTTAAGTTTgtcccttttttaaaaatcattaatgAATTTTCCCATTTTTAGAATTCAAACATTCCAGTTAACTTAAAGGGTCCATTTTACGAAACAATCTTAGtgttaagatcaccttatgtGCATAGCTACCTAATGCAGTTAGGTGATCTTtgcactaagatagcttcataAAATGGGGTCAGATCTATAAATTACAAACCATAATTATTTacctattattaaacaattacaATATTGCTCAATGTAAAAGTCAACatagtaattttaaatatacttactATATCTCCTAACCCAAGCATTGAAAAATGACTAGCATTTTGAGAACTGaaaaacacaagaaaaacattaattaaatacaaaattagcATGTGGTTAAAACAGTATCAACGTATAAGATAGGCAGATGTATttgatttcatttttaaaacaaaataggatTTCAAGACCTGACCCAGCAAAATGATTAGTACTGTAACTAAAGCATGACACTTGTAAAAAAAGACATTGAATGCTGGCATAACTAATAATTTACAATAAATCTCAAAttagttaatatttttaaataggtTCTTCACATTTTaggtatttaacataattaaattcataacaaaatatcactgaattataaaaaatgagCAGTCTGAAAACTGTACACCAAACAACGGGCAATAATGTATCGAAAATGATgccataaattaattaaaatattgcacattTTTCACCCATCACTTTTGTTGAACCCCATTGATTGAGATGTCATCGTGAAACATGGGATTTCTTCTTTCTGTTACACCAATCATTATAATACTTCACATGATGTTAAGCTGGTGAAATTGCTTCAAGTAAAGGCCTATCAGTAGACAACCATCACATGATGTTAAGCTGGTGAAACTGCTTGAAGTAAAGGCCTATCAGTAAACAACCATCACATGATGTTAAGCTGGTGAAATTGCTTCAAGTAAGGGCCTATCAGTAAACAACCATCACATGATGTTAAGCTGGTGAAATTGCTTCAAGTAAGGGCCTATCAGTAAACAACCATCACATGATGTTAAGCTGGTGAAATTGCTTCAAGTAAGGGCCTATCAGTAAACAACCATCACATGATGTTAAGCTGGTGAAATTGCTTCAAGTAAGGGCCTATCAGTAAACAACCATCACATGATGTTAAGCTGGTGAAATTGCTTCAAGTAAGGGCCTATCAGTAAACAACCATCACATGATGTTAAGCTGGTGAAATTGCTTCAAGTAAGGGCCTATCAGTAAACAACCATCACATGATGTTAAGCTGGTGAAATTGCTTCAAGTAAGGGCCTATCAGTAAACAACCATCACATGATGTTAAGCCGGTGAAATTGCTTAAGTAAGGGCCTATCAGTAAACAAACTTGCTTACCTTGGAAAAACTAGTTTGGCAGGAAGAGAAAGCTTTGGAGCATCTCTTATTAATCCAGTTAAATGCAACTTTTTGGCAAATAATCCAACCTGCAAAGATCAAATTATCAGTACTTCAAATAGAGAGTACACAAATATTATACACGGAAAgttcaaattatatataattaccgAGCTCGACCTTATTAAGTAGTAGTAGCCCAGGTGGGTTTTTTGGCTACCAAAATTCTCTTCAGATTACCAAATTCCCAAAACTGGTAGTCTAAACTAGGCTTACAGTCATAGTAGATCCTAAATTTGCAAAGGTCTAAAATCCACCTTTCATGTTTTGGCTCTTTTGACACGAGTGACACCAATTGTGTTAACTATTATTCTGATTGAGTTTAGATTGAGCCACATAATTTTGGACAAACATGTGTATATTCatgtcatgaaataaaaattatttgtatattttgaaCTTAAAACATTGTGTTTGCAATTTTATCGATGTACAACAGgtacaaatttagtataaaacaattcttatCAAATTctgttaattatattaatagatTCTCTCCCCATTGTGAGGTGTAGacaaggcaattccaaccctctgGACAAAAATATGGTCCAGGGTCCcatggtcgaaattttcaccaccaggggtgtactttttctgtcCCACATGACAGCATtcattcgataaataaaccattattttacacgaacacacaaagatggctgaacaagtaacttttttatttgacgattttatcatttaaataaaCTACATTGTCGTATttgcagtgtttgttttgtgtgttaaatataagttaacactacaaattaactagatatcttttaaaatgaaggttttaataacaaaatattaatttaaaacttcatatattaccaacgacgtcatgttaaatgcaagcgtgtgatatcccatgtaagatagaaatttcttacatagctttctttcatggggtaGTTATGTCCTATATACCTGAGGATCAGAGAAAGTACTATCACATTTGACACTTACTGGATTCTCAGCTGGTCGCGTCGCAACCTTGACCATTACATTGGTACTAAATATATATGATGAGAAAAACACCTGAAATATACAAACACATgcaatattaacattttcacaCATAGTGGATTTCACgcactgttttgttttggtaaaaacaatacaatgtgtttttagGTCTCTTTCATAAAGTAATACAAATTGTGTgataaacaattaattttttttatgataatTTTGAATATAGGGctgatacaaacacacacacacacacacacacacacacacacacacacacacacacacacacacacacacacacacacacacacacacacacacacagtgtatttttgtataataacattaaaaatatatacaaagttGATCAGATTAGTACTGACAGGTGTCGCCCACTTTTTcaataataacaaaaccgtAATGTAAATGAGACAAATGATTAACCTAATACTGGAAACCATTGGCTTTTTAGGGTTTAAGTTGGACGCCAAAAATTAAtagcaatttggcaaatttgatCAGAAAATCTGCAGCCAAATTCAAGCAAAAcagaattatttttcaaaatagctATAGCTATAAGAattgtctattatttcttttaagttcatcggggtatgaaaaaCCCCACCTGCAAAGCTATTATCACGGAAATTTGCagatggtttttttgttttttttggtaaaagaaataacaggcaATACTTAGAATttaatttgaatcatacttactaataataacactaaaagtacatattttattttgaattatgttttggTTCTTAAACAGTAACGCTAAGACAGACATGGTATCAATATAAAGTAACGTCATCATGCAGATATGACATTCActgagaaattaacaaactcgcattgctacgtctggaccaatcggaTGACGTTAGCATTGCTATGGCTGGACCAATCGGATGACGTTAAAATTGTAGTGAACGTAATGggaatttaattatatacaaacGAAACGGTTTTCGAATTAGATTTTTGGCAAATTGCTAATGACATGTTTTAAGTAAATACTTATTTTGCTTTCAgttgtaacaaaaaataattatgtgaGACCCCAAATAGCAGCAGTTTGAAATGAGCTGAGGTGTCATCAAACAGAATTCCTTGcctttcatttaaaaaagacCCTTGGAACTGAagttaaaagtctgttttgttttacgacaccactagagcacattgattaattaatcatcagctattggatgtcaaacatttggtaaatctgacacatagtcatcagaggaaatccgctatattttttctaatgcagcaagggatcttttatattccctttcccacagacaggaaagcacataccacagcctttgaccagttgcggtgcactggttggaacgagaaaaaacccagtcaattgaatggatccactgaggtggttcagatcctgcgatgcaagcacctcaggcgagcattcaaacaactgagttaaatcctgccccagttgtaacaaagacacacacacgcacgcacgtgcccatgcacacacatacatacacacacacactcacgcgcctgtgcacacacacacacacacacacacacacacacacacacactactctCTGGCAAGGTGGTGAATAACAGTCACAGCTGCTCGTACTTACCCAAAACACATCGTAGATCAGCAAACCAACCAGTAACAATGTGGAAACCTTTAGACTGGGAAGTcgaacaagtgcaataaatgcCACACACAAACCCATACCTAgagctgaaaaaaaaaacaatgaaggAATGTAACAGTagccataattaataaatttttacaCACATCACATCAGATGTAAGCAAACAATAAGAAATTTAATATATGACCATCGATATAACAATAGTATACATATTGATATTTGATACCAGTACTGAATAAATTACATTACAATACACAATGCAACATTGTATGCAACATAATACTTAAACACaaaggcataattttcacctagactaCTTTCAggccataaaaatggacactaagtttggttaatttacaaacatgtaacaaatttggacacaacagagtgaaacaagagtctgtgacattgaaatactcttaaaaaatagactgaaacatgaatccataacagttacttctcagacgcacatgtgtttttaaaaatatgaagaaaaaaaagcatttgGTGGTATTAggaacaccaggataaccagaaatacttcagttgtacggaaatggataatctaaacaatacaatattagtaatgtttgatttcagtgatcataaaacagctctaatagtgaaaaatatgccttagtgtttaaaaactagggtgtgtccctttaataatacatCTATAAcacttattatttaaaacattacaaatgcacACCTAAATTTCATGGTTATTTTAGGAGATTGATTCAGGAGATCAATTGGTGATCTAAAACTCTTTCTCCAGGAACCGAATTCAGAAAATCTATTTTTCAGTCACTCCAAACTAACTTATTATGAGGCCTGGATTAATAGCTAACTATTGCATTACAGAAGTTGGTAATTCATCATTGatagatttttatttaaataatgtctATTAGCAATAAagtggtaccggcctcggtggtgtcatggttaagccatcagacatacggctggtaggtacagggttggCAGCCCGATACCCACTCCtcttaacaactcaatgggttggtgtaagaccactacacccttttctctctaactaacagctaacaactaaaaacaactgatccactgtcctggacagacagcccagataaccgAGGTGTGTGtgggcccaggacagcatgtttgaaccttaattaagcatgaaaataagttgtaatgaaatgaattaatacAGTGGTTTGTGACCTTCACAGTGATGTCTTGACATGAGCGAGATGACCTACCATCCATGAGGAGCCAGTGCCCAGTGAGGATCCAGATACACACGATGATGAAAGACATACAGAACGACACGATTTCAGCAGCCGTGAACCGGCCACACACACCAAACGAGATCCTGAAgagaacaaaaaatatatatatatatacagtagaatcttgttgggtcAAACTCTAAAGGgtcaaaggaaggaaggaattgttttatttaacgactcacttaacacattttatttacggttatatggcatcagacatatggttaaggaccacacagatactgagagaggaaacctgctgtcactacttcatggactactcttttcaattagcagcaagggatcttttatatgcaccattccacagacaggatagtacataccacagcctttatcataccagctgtggagcactggctggaacaagaaataacccaaagggtccactgacggggatcgatcctagagcgaccgcacatcaagcgaatactttactactgggctatgtcccgccccccgGAAGGGTAGAAAACAatgcaacgctcgaaccaaaaatgaagtccaatgggtcgaacactttctcgaggtCCGACAGGGTTTTGCCATCGGAAAATAATACCCGTTTCTCAGCTTTTTACAGCTACACTATACCATTATAAAACTGATCACGTAGGGGATTGGCAGGGATcaccatatttattttatgcttTGTGGATCTTCTCCATCTTTCCCTATACATATTGAGGTACatgtttaaataacattttattttgcaggTAGTGCGTGTATACAAATATTCTCTCCTCCCATGTGTTAAAATCTTGAACAGACCCCccgccaaaaaaaaagagaaaaaaaaaggtaaatttgtttttactactatagcaatataaaatgtaacaaacatgtatttttttaaaattaaatttcatttctgaaTTGCTAAAGCAGCAACCAACTGGCATTTTAAGTGATTTACTTTAGTCCATACTGTATTCCCATCAATGCTTAAATCCACAACATCCAACTGCAAACATATCAGCTGTAGGAAAACCTCCCAGCAGTTTCTGTCTGCGCATTTTGCTGTATCTGCTAGACAAGCagctaatttgttttcttttttgttctttgaCTTACTTTTGTCCACTGGAGCATGGCTGTATCATGTACTGGCACATTGGTAACAAGAGAAAGGCAAACGCCACCGTGGCAAgaactgaaacaaaaaaacaaatacaattgcAGCCAATACAAGGAGAAaaactcattaaaaaaagaagaataattAGTGAAATCAAATATTTATCAGTTTCCTATCTGAAAGTTTCATCTAAATtctttgttaaagggacattcctgagtttgctgcaatttttaagatgttatcaaataacagactttttaacgattgtaattacatatcaaatatatttttctgcataaaatattagtggctgtatagtaaacgtCTTTccgatcgttttaatatttgtactaggt includes the following:
- the LOC121368357 gene encoding signal peptide peptidase-like 3; amino-acid sequence: MGEEQLTETATISAFSIVDTSRLSTFVISILLIVYGSFRSLNIERENKEREKEREKSANFSSTAPCNDDTQVQTIDTCQAMFLPLGASASLLIMFLFFDSLQMVFAIFTAILATVAFAFLLLPMCQYMIQPCSSGQKISFGVCGRFTAAEIVSFCMSFIIVCIWILTGHWLLMDALGMGLCVAFIALVRLPSLKVSTLLLVGLLIYDVFWVFFSSYIFSTNVMVKVATRPAENPVGLFAKKLHLTGLIRDAPKLSLPAKLVFPSSQNASHFSMLGLGDIVMPGLLLCFVLRYDTYKKLQTASVEAGVPPPLTYVQRITYFHCSLLGYFLGLLTATVSSEVFKAAQPALLYLVPFTLLPLLCMAYLKGDLRRMWYEPFIAVLPPKHQEV